The nucleotide window GCAATGACCTCAGCGCATGGACGCAGTGGGTACAGCTGGAACCCTCTTTTGTGCGGGAAGTGGCCATCAGGGCAGGTTATCTGCTGCCCGACACGGTGCGTGCCGCATCACCCGTTCAGCCATCGGATGGCGCACATGACAGGAGCACCGATGCTGGACTTCAATGACACACAACGCCCATCTGCTCTGGATATGGATCAGCGGCGTGATGCGCTGCGCGTGGATTTGCTGATCCGGTTGGAGTCGGTGCTGACTGCCCTGTTCCCTGCCGGTAAGAAGCGCCGGGGCACGTTTCTGATTGGCGATGTGCTGGGCAGTCCCGGCGACAGCCTCGAAGTGGTGCTCGACGGCGAGAAAGCTGGCTTGTGGACAGACCGGGCTACAGGTCAAGGTGGCGATGTTTTCGACCTGTTGGCCGCACACTTTGGTTTGTCGGTGCTGACACAGTTTGCGCAGGTGCTGGAGCAGGCTGCGTCCTTGCTGGGACGGGTGCCTGTGAGTGCTCCACGGAAACCCCGCAAAGAAAGCACAGTCGACGAACTTGGCCCGGCCACCGCCAAATGGGACTACCTGGATGCCTCGGGCAAGCTGATCGCTTGCGTCTACCGTTACGACCCGGTGGGGTCAGACGGGGTCGCACGCAAGGAGTTTCGGCCTTGGGATGCCAAACGCCGCAAGATGGCCCCACCGGAACCACGTCCCCTGTACAACCAGCCGGGCATGGTCAGCGCTGCACAAGTGATCTTGGTTGAGGGCGAGAAATGCGCGCAAGCCTTGATCGACGCTGGCATTGTGGCCACTACAGCCATGCACGGTGCCAATGCCCCGGTCGACAAAACCGACTGGTCACCCCTGGCAGGCAAAGCCGTGCTGATTTGGCCCGACAAGGACAAGCCAGGCTGGGAATATGCCGACCGGGCTGCCCAGGCCATCTTGATGGCGGGTGCCCGCTCTTGCCACATCCTTTATCCACCCGAAGACGCGGCTGAAGGCTGGGATGCAGCAGATGCCTGGGCTGAAGGCTTTGATGTGGCCGGGTTTCTGGCGCAGGGCCCACGCATGCAGATGCATCTGGTCGATAACGATCCGGATGCCATCTCCCAAGCCGCCGGACCGGAAGAAGCCGTATGGGGCACTGAAGATGCACTGGCATTGTCCTTCACACGCCGTTACCATAAGGACTGGCGCTATGTCGCTGCCTGGGGCAAGTGGCTGGTCTGGGATGGCCAGCGCTGGCGCTCGGAAAACACCCTGGCGGCCTCTGACCTGATCCGCCATGTCTGTCGGCAGGCCTCGCTCAACACACGTAATCCGCGTGTATCGACCAAGCTGGCCGCCTCCAGCACCGTCTCCGGGGTGGAACGGCTGGCGCGCACAGACCGGCGCCATGCAGCGACCACCGAGGAGTGGGACGCCGACCCCTGGCTGCTGAACACACCCGGTGGGGTCATTGACCTGCGCAGCGGGCGTTTGCGCGCCCATGATCGGTCTGACCGCATGACCAAAGTGACCACGGCAAGCCCGCAAGGCATGTGTCCGATCTGGCTGCAGTTCATTGCCGAAGTCACTGGTGGTGATACCGCGCTACAGGACTATTTGCAGCGCATGTCCGGTTACGCACTGACTGGCTCGACGCAGGAACATGCCCTGTTCTTCCTCTATGGCACGGGTGCCAATGGCAAATCGGTGTTTGTGAACACGCTGGCCACCATCCTTGGGGATTACGCCGCCAATGCGCCCATGGATACCTTCATGGAAACGCGCAGTGACCGGCACCCCACCGATATGGCCGGACTGCGCGGCGCACGATTTGTGGCGACGATTGAAACAGAACAGGGCAGGCGCTGGGCCGAGTCCAAGGTCAAAAGCCTGACGGGTGGTGACAAGATTTCTGCGCGCTTCATGCACAAAGATTTCTTTGATTTTTTCCCGCAGTTCAAGCTCTTTGTGGCGGGCAACCACAAACCCGCCATTCGCAACATCGATGAGGCGATGAAGCGGCGTCTGCACCTGATCCCCTTCACCATCACCGTGCCACCCGAGCGTCGCGACAAGCATCTGCAACACAAGCTGCTGGCAGAGAGCGACGGCATTCTGGCGTGGGCTCTTCAAGGGTGTTTGGCCTGGCAGCGGCTGGGCAAGCTCGATCCACCCCAGCAGGTGGTGTCTGCCACCGAAGAGTATTTCGAGGCAGAAGACGCACTGGGTCGCTGGCTGTATGAGCGCTGTGTGCAAAACACGGCTGCCCGTTCTTTGACGGCAGAACTGTTTGCCGACTGGCGGCAGTGGGCAGAAACGGCGGGTGAGTTTGTGGGTTCACAAAAACGCTTTGCCGATTTGCTGCTCACGCGCGGGCTGCAGAAATGGCGCAATCCCTCGGGTCTGCGTGGCTTTACGGGACTTGGTCTCAAACACCCGCCCATGCCCGCTTACACACCCTATGCAGACCACTGACCTTCCATCCAAACCCTTCCGACACATCGATCTGACGGATTTGACAGGCTACATCGAAACTTCTCTACACGCGCGCGTGACGCGCAGGCATAAAAGAGTTTCGATGTGATCCGGCACATCCGTCAGGCCTACCCACTGAATCAGGACTGACACCATGCACACGAACATTCTTGCCCTCGATCTGGGCACACAAACTGGCTGGGCATTGGCCCAAACCGA belongs to Ottowia testudinis and includes:
- a CDS encoding phage/plasmid primase, P4 family is translated as MLDFNDTQRPSALDMDQRRDALRVDLLIRLESVLTALFPAGKKRRGTFLIGDVLGSPGDSLEVVLDGEKAGLWTDRATGQGGDVFDLLAAHFGLSVLTQFAQVLEQAASLLGRVPVSAPRKPRKESTVDELGPATAKWDYLDASGKLIACVYRYDPVGSDGVARKEFRPWDAKRRKMAPPEPRPLYNQPGMVSAAQVILVEGEKCAQALIDAGIVATTAMHGANAPVDKTDWSPLAGKAVLIWPDKDKPGWEYADRAAQAILMAGARSCHILYPPEDAAEGWDAADAWAEGFDVAGFLAQGPRMQMHLVDNDPDAISQAAGPEEAVWGTEDALALSFTRRYHKDWRYVAAWGKWLVWDGQRWRSENTLAASDLIRHVCRQASLNTRNPRVSTKLAASSTVSGVERLARTDRRHAATTEEWDADPWLLNTPGGVIDLRSGRLRAHDRSDRMTKVTTASPQGMCPIWLQFIAEVTGGDTALQDYLQRMSGYALTGSTQEHALFFLYGTGANGKSVFVNTLATILGDYAANAPMDTFMETRSDRHPTDMAGLRGARFVATIETEQGRRWAESKVKSLTGGDKISARFMHKDFFDFFPQFKLFVAGNHKPAIRNIDEAMKRRLHLIPFTITVPPERRDKHLQHKLLAESDGILAWALQGCLAWQRLGKLDPPQQVVSATEEYFEAEDALGRWLYERCVQNTAARSLTAELFADWRQWAETAGEFVGSQKRFADLLLTRGLQKWRNPSGLRGFTGLGLKHPPMPAYTPYADH